From Molothrus ater isolate BHLD 08-10-18 breed brown headed cowbird chromosome 8, BPBGC_Mater_1.1, whole genome shotgun sequence, a single genomic window includes:
- the FGF8 gene encoding fibroblast growth factor 8, whose translation MDPCSSLFSYVLMHLFVLCLQAQVTVQSPPNFTQHVREQSLVTDQLSRRLVRTYQLYSRTSGKHVQILDNKKINAMAEDGDVHAKLIVETDTFGSRVRIKGAATGFYICMNKKGKLIGKSNGKGKDCVFTEIVLENNYTALQNAKYEGWYMAFTRKGRPRKGSKTRQHQREVHFMKRLPKGHQTTEPHRRFEFLNYPFNRRSKRTRNSRVGP comes from the exons ATGGACCCCTGCTCTTCGCTCTTCAGCTACGT GTTAATGCACTTGTTCGTCCTCTGCCTGCAAGCCCAG GTAACTGTTCAGTCCCCACCTAATTTTACACAGCAtgtgagggagcagagcctggtgacAGATCAGCTCAGCCGGCGGCTTGTCCGTACCTACCAGCTGTACAGCCGGACCAGCGGGAAACATGTGCAGATCTTGGACAACAAGAAAATCAATGCGATGGCAGAGGATGGGGATGTGCACG ccaAGCTCATCGTGGAGACAGACACCTTTGGGAGCCGCGTGCGTATCAAGGGGGCAGCCACGGGTTTCTACATCTGCATGAACAAGAAGGGGAAGCTGATTGGCAAG AGCAACGGCAAAGGCAAGGACTGTGTCTTCACGGAGATCGTGCTGGAGAACAACTACACGGCGCTGCAGAACGCCAAGTACGAGGGCTGGTACATGGCCTTCACCCGCAAGGGCCGCCCCCGCAAGGGCTCCAAGACCCGGCAGCACCAGCGCGAGGTGCATTTCATGAAGAGGCTTCCCAAGGGCCACCAGACCACCGAGCCCCACAGACGCTTTGAGTTCCTCAACTACCCCTTCAACCGGAGAAGTAAAAGGACTAGAAACTCCAGAGTGGGCCCTTGA